One genomic region from Clostridiales bacterium encodes:
- the lysS gene encoding lysine--tRNA ligase has translation MSEQNNTPVTEESEESIDALKAVRLGKLDELCKANADPFKITSYAVSAHASDITSAPQEGMEVSIAGRLMSKRIMGKASFGHVLDRSGQIQIYVKRDNLGEEKYDGFKKQIDIGDIIGVKGEVFVTHRGEVSVAVKELTLLSKSLTPLPEKWHGLKDNDQRYRKRYLDLIVNNEVKDTFVKRSKIVSAVRAYLENDGFLAVETPILNTVAGGAAARPFVTHHNTLDLDMYMRIAPELYLKRLIVGGLERVYEIGRCFRNEGMDIKHNPEFTMLELYQAYGDYHDMMTRTEEIYRAAAKAIGLGDIITYQGREINIGTPWRRVTMREIVKEVTGVDFMALDKKKAQAAIKKLGLELEGDKNAAECMYVAFDKLVESTLIQPTFVTGYPIEISPLAKRDDNGLTYRFEFFINGWEGGNAYSELNDPIDQAKRFETQRAMAKRGDEDAQAADDDFVEALEYGMPPTGGLGIGIDRMVMLLTDSASIRDVILFPTMKPKKR, from the coding sequence ATGTCGGAACAAAATAACACACCTGTAACCGAGGAGAGCGAGGAGAGTATCGACGCGCTCAAAGCGGTGCGGCTCGGCAAGCTCGACGAGCTTTGCAAGGCTAACGCCGATCCGTTCAAGATAACAAGCTACGCCGTGTCGGCGCACGCAAGCGATATAACTTCCGCTCCGCAAGAGGGCATGGAGGTGTCTATCGCGGGCAGGCTCATGAGCAAGCGCATTATGGGCAAGGCGAGCTTCGGGCACGTTCTCGACCGTTCGGGACAGATCCAGATCTACGTTAAGCGCGACAACCTCGGCGAAGAAAAATACGACGGGTTCAAAAAGCAAATAGATATAGGCGACATAATAGGCGTAAAAGGCGAGGTGTTCGTAACTCACCGCGGCGAGGTTTCGGTCGCCGTAAAAGAGCTTACGCTTTTGTCCAAGTCGCTCACGCCCCTGCCCGAAAAGTGGCACGGGTTAAAGGATAACGATCAGCGTTACCGCAAGCGTTATCTCGATCTTATAGTCAATAACGAAGTTAAGGACACGTTCGTCAAGCGCAGTAAGATAGTCTCGGCTGTCCGCGCCTATCTCGAAAACGACGGGTTCTTGGCGGTCGAAACGCCCATACTCAATACCGTTGCGGGCGGTGCGGCGGCGCGTCCGTTCGTCACCCACCACAACACGCTCGACCTCGATATGTATATGCGCATTGCGCCCGAGCTCTATCTTAAACGGCTCATCGTCGGCGGCTTGGAACGCGTGTACGAGATCGGTCGGTGCTTCCGCAACGAGGGCATGGACATAAAGCACAATCCCGAGTTTACCATGCTCGAACTTTACCAGGCGTACGGCGATTATCACGACATGATGACGCGCACCGAGGAGATCTACCGCGCGGCGGCTAAGGCTATCGGGCTCGGCGATATCATAACCTATCAGGGCAGGGAAATCAATATCGGCACGCCGTGGCGCAGAGTCACCATGCGCGAGATCGTTAAGGAAGTGACGGGCGTCGACTTCATGGCGCTCGACAAGAAAAAGGCGCAAGCCGCGATCAAGAAGCTTGGGCTCGAACTCGAAGGCGACAAGAACGCCGCCGAATGTATGTACGTGGCGTTCGATAAGCTCGTCGAGAGCACGCTCATTCAGCCGACCTTCGTCACGGGCTATCCCATCGAGATTTCGCCGCTCGCCAAGCGCGACGACAACGGGCTCACTTACAGGTTCGAGTTCTTTATAAACGGCTGGGAAGGCGGTAACGCATACTCCGAGCTTAACGATCCCATCGATCAAGCTAAGCGGTTCGAAACGCAGCGCGCCATGGCTAAGCGCGGCGACGAGGACGCACAAGCCGCGGACGACGATTTCGTAGAAGCGCTTGAATACGGTATGCCCCCGACGGGCGGTCTCGGTATCGGTATCGACCGCATGGTCATGCTTCTTACCGACAGCGCGTCCATTCGCGACGTTATACTGTTCCCGACGATGAAACCGAAAAAGCGTTGA
- a CDS encoding 4Fe-4S binding protein, whose protein sequence is MAHKISDECVACGACAAACPVNAISEGEGKYVVDADACIDCGACEGECPTGAITE, encoded by the coding sequence ATGGCACACAAGATTTCCGACGAATGCGTAGCTTGCGGCGCTTGCGCGGCGGCTTGCCCCGTAAACGCTATCAGCGAGGGTGAAGGCAAGTACGTTGTAGACGCCGACGCCTGCATCGATTGCGGCGCTTGCGAAGGGGAGTGCCCCACCGGCGCTATCACCGAGTAA
- a CDS encoding DUF3788 domain-containing protein, with the protein MLDTTPNAEEMTALVGKSLYDVWNNLCALIDDKYDMDCLWDKGGKAWKYEYKYRRGGKTLCALYASENCIGFLIVLGKDERLKFEADKDSYTKEVQAIYDNTHTYHDGKWIMFKPTDNSLFSDFIRLLSIKRKPNRK; encoded by the coding sequence ATGCTTGATACGACACCTAACGCAGAAGAAATGACGGCTTTGGTCGGGAAATCTCTATACGATGTATGGAATAATTTGTGCGCTTTAATCGACGATAAATACGATATGGATTGCTTGTGGGATAAAGGCGGCAAAGCGTGGAAATACGAATACAAATATCGTAGGGGCGGTAAAACGCTTTGTGCTTTATATGCAAGCGAAAACTGCATAGGTTTTTTGATTGTGTTGGGTAAAGATGAACGGTTGAAATTTGAAGCCGATAAGGACAGTTACACAAAGGAAGTACAAGCAATATACGATAATACGCATACTTATCACGACGGAAAATGGATAATGTTTAAGCCGACGGATAATTCCCTGTTCAGTGATTTTATCAGGTTATTGAGTATTAAAAGAAAGCCGAACAGAAAGTGA
- a CDS encoding oligosaccharide flippase family protein: MKEGQKTKSFGSSAMALAAIGIVAKLIGALYRVPLTNIVGAEGMGLYQMVFPLYTVLLAFCGGGMTSAVSRVVAKYTVKGDNDAARRTLKAAIIPLIIISVAAAGGVALLRNVISNIQGNADAGVAYLALCPSLLFSGGISVLRGYFQGKSQMLPSGVSQLIEQVVKLALGITLSRMLLPYGVKYAVAGALVGVTASELIALGYLVVRYAVTRKKRVRYIASARLALAESAEEFGTPVSVSDRALVKELFSFALSVTLGSLVLPITQMIDSALVINLLVYGGATRSAATSLFGLLVGPVGTLINMPTVVALSVSVAFLPALTAAVERGEKSPAVTRNAAKWIMLFVLPVTVAFLFFPDRVVNSLYRRGLSAEQLELAAQLLRVQALSVFYIGILQLSTSILQGYNKAHKPVINLVIGSCVKVGLTPLLVRAFGIIGSAAATAACYAVAATLTSLAAYKCAPIGVSVKDALIKPLIFTGVGVGAFILSLFVLNKTPLSYFWQTVISAAVFLAVYALGVVLSGALDIKGIKIHFQSKKISKKRTKTVDKGGGK; encoded by the coding sequence GTGAAAGAAGGACAAAAGACGAAATCATTCGGTAGCAGCGCAATGGCGCTTGCAGCGATAGGAATAGTTGCTAAGCTTATAGGCGCGCTGTACCGCGTGCCGCTTACGAATATTGTCGGCGCGGAGGGCATGGGGTTATACCAAATGGTCTTTCCGCTGTATACCGTGCTTCTCGCGTTCTGCGGCGGTGGCATGACGAGCGCGGTGTCGCGCGTTGTTGCAAAGTACACGGTAAAAGGCGATAACGACGCGGCGCGGCGCACGCTCAAAGCGGCGATCATTCCGCTTATAATAATTTCGGTCGCAGCGGCTGGCGGCGTGGCGCTTCTCCGCAACGTTATATCGAATATACAGGGCAACGCCGACGCAGGCGTAGCCTACCTTGCGCTATGCCCGTCGCTTTTGTTCTCGGGCGGGATAAGCGTTCTGCGCGGCTATTTTCAGGGCAAGTCGCAAATGCTGCCGAGCGGGGTAAGCCAGCTTATAGAGCAGGTGGTAAAGCTCGCGCTCGGCATTACGCTCAGCCGTATGCTTTTGCCGTACGGCGTTAAGTACGCAGTAGCGGGCGCGCTCGTAGGCGTTACCGCAAGCGAGCTTATCGCGCTCGGCTATCTAGTCGTGCGTTACGCCGTAACGCGTAAAAAAAGAGTGCGGTACATAGCTTCCGCTCGGCTCGCGCTTGCCGAAAGCGCGGAGGAGTTCGGCACGCCCGTTTCGGTCAGCGACCGCGCGCTCGTAAAAGAACTGTTCTCGTTTGCACTGTCGGTGACGCTCGGCTCGCTCGTTTTGCCCATAACGCAAATGATAGACTCAGCGCTCGTCATCAATCTATTGGTGTACGGCGGAGCGACGCGCTCGGCGGCGACCTCGCTTTTCGGACTTCTTGTAGGCCCCGTCGGCACGCTTATCAATATGCCGACAGTCGTCGCGTTGTCTGTGTCGGTCGCGTTCCTGCCCGCGCTTACCGCGGCGGTCGAGCGCGGCGAGAAAAGCCCTGCCGTCACGCGCAATGCGGCTAAGTGGATAATGCTGTTTGTTCTGCCCGTGACGGTCGCGTTCCTGTTCTTTCCCGATAGGGTGGTGAACTCGCTCTACCGTCGCGGACTGTCTGCGGAGCAGTTGGAACTCGCCGCGCAACTGTTGAGAGTCCAAGCGCTTTCCGTTTTTTATATAGGAATATTGCAGTTGTCTACGTCGATACTGCAAGGCTATAACAAGGCGCACAAGCCCGTTATAAACCTCGTGATCGGCTCGTGCGTAAAGGTAGGGCTGACGCCGCTGCTTGTGCGCGCGTTCGGTATAATCGGCTCTGCGGCGGCTACGGCGGCGTGCTACGCGGTCGCCGCAACGCTAACCTCGCTTGCGGCGTACAAGTGCGCGCCAATAGGCGTGAGCGTAAAGGACGCGCTGATAAAGCCGCTTATATTCACGGGCGTGGGAGTAGGCGCGTTCATATTGTCGTTATTCGTACTGAATAAAACGCCGCTTAGCTATTTTTGGCAAACGGTGATTTCCGCCGCGGTGTTCCTCGCCGTGTATGCGCTTGGCGTGGTGCTGAGCGGCGCACTCGATATAAAGGGTATTAAAATTCATTTTCAATCAAAAAAAATATCGAAAAAGAGGACCAAAACGGTTGACAAAGGCGGCGGCAAATAA
- a CDS encoding AAA family ATPase: MKKIIISLNGEWVLEHRDDEVLPVDALLEKLSAHYDGKIFVSDKSFSSLDIVIDESDAEKLQQSIVSLFRADYGEEKAENVISIAIMDAETKPDEADEAPRKATDATADEKGSNDKPTEKKSEAVETPPEGSDRRLQKVLGEIDALVGGDEYKKLVKEIVKIAPEITRNKAYDVFSYRSYIFAINDGYGLDGFLDKLADLITALGLKKLAQFRPVITEKVPATAQGNESPFDGVRALINKKDDNSRVLCIDISEWLNRTDSREFKEFLRDLEKESNKFVYVFRTPFVDKEVLYKLKFSLNDLLYVHTVSFPPLGKDELREYAKKELARFGFTVSPAAWKFFHRRLTEERSDGKFYGLDTVKKVVMELLYIKQLDNASRRKTVNNISVADMRALCATADTDEKSGFEMLDALVGSAGIRKRIEEIVAHIELSLSTQGVERPCIHMRFVGNPGTGKTTVARIVGKILKEKGVLSVGNFYEYSGRDFCGRYVGETAPKTSAMCRDAYGSVMFIDEAYSLYRGDADSRDYGREALDTLIAEMENHRNDLVVIMAGYTDDMTKLMDGNIGLASRMPYTIEFPNFTRDQLYDIFVSMLKSVKYSADLLPAAKEYFDKLPSALIDAKDFANARFVRNLFERTFAKAAMRCQLQKLNGITLTKDDFERSSLDREFSEVNKKRSRIGFEV, translated from the coding sequence GTGAAGAAAATCATTATATCGTTGAACGGGGAATGGGTGTTGGAGCATCGCGACGACGAGGTTCTGCCTGTCGACGCATTGCTTGAAAAATTATCCGCACACTACGACGGCAAGATTTTTGTAAGCGACAAGAGCTTTTCGTCGCTCGATATAGTTATCGACGAAAGCGATGCGGAAAAATTGCAGCAGAGTATTGTTTCGTTGTTCCGCGCCGACTACGGCGAGGAAAAAGCAGAAAACGTTATATCCATAGCGATCATGGACGCCGAGACTAAACCCGACGAGGCGGATGAGGCGCCTCGAAAGGCAACGGACGCGACTGCCGACGAAAAGGGTTCAAACGACAAGCCCACCGAAAAAAAGAGTGAAGCGGTCGAAACGCCGCCCGAGGGCTCGGACCGAAGATTGCAAAAGGTACTAGGCGAAATCGACGCGCTGGTGGGCGGCGACGAGTATAAAAAGCTAGTCAAGGAGATCGTCAAGATCGCGCCCGAAATAACGCGCAATAAAGCGTACGACGTTTTTTCGTATCGCAGCTACATATTCGCTATCAACGACGGATACGGACTCGACGGATTTCTCGATAAGCTCGCCGACTTGATCACAGCGCTCGGGCTTAAAAAGCTTGCGCAGTTCCGTCCCGTTATCACCGAAAAAGTTCCGGCAACCGCGCAGGGTAACGAAAGTCCGTTCGACGGCGTTAGGGCATTGATAAACAAAAAAGACGACAACTCGCGCGTGCTGTGCATAGATATAAGCGAGTGGCTCAACCGCACCGACAGCCGCGAGTTCAAGGAGTTCTTGCGCGATCTCGAAAAAGAGTCGAACAAGTTCGTGTACGTGTTCCGCACGCCGTTCGTGGATAAAGAAGTGCTCTATAAACTCAAATTCTCGCTCAACGATTTGCTGTACGTGCATACGGTATCATTCCCGCCGCTCGGCAAAGACGAGCTACGCGAGTACGCCAAGAAAGAGCTTGCGCGGTTCGGGTTCACAGTGTCGCCAGCGGCATGGAAGTTTTTCCATCGCCGACTGACCGAGGAGCGGAGCGACGGCAAGTTCTACGGGCTCGACACCGTGAAAAAAGTCGTTATGGAGCTTTTGTATATAAAGCAGCTAGATAACGCATCGCGCCGAAAGACCGTTAATAATATTTCCGTAGCGGATATGCGCGCGCTTTGCGCGACTGCCGACACCGACGAAAAGTCGGGCTTCGAAATGCTCGACGCGCTCGTCGGGAGTGCGGGCATACGCAAGCGTATAGAGGAGATCGTCGCGCATATCGAGCTTTCGCTGTCCACTCAGGGCGTCGAACGCCCGTGCATACATATGCGGTTCGTCGGCAATCCCGGAACGGGCAAAACCACTGTCGCGCGCATAGTCGGTAAGATACTCAAAGAAAAGGGCGTACTTAGCGTCGGCAATTTCTACGAGTATTCGGGCAGAGATTTTTGCGGCAGGTACGTGGGCGAGACCGCGCCCAAGACCTCGGCAATGTGCCGCGACGCGTACGGTTCGGTCATGTTTATCGACGAGGCGTACTCGCTGTACCGCGGCGACGCGGACTCGCGCGACTACGGCAGGGAAGCGCTTGACACGCTCATTGCCGAGATGGAAAACCACAGGAACGATCTCGTCGTTATCATGGCGGGGTATACAGACGACATGACAAAGCTCATGGACGGGAATATCGGGCTTGCGAGCCGTATGCCGTACACGATAGAGTTCCCCAACTTCACGCGCGATCAGCTTTACGATATATTCGTATCCATGCTCAAAAGCGTTAAGTACTCCGCCGATCTTTTGCCTGCGGCGAAGGAATACTTCGACAAGCTGCCGAGCGCGCTCATCGACGCTAAGGACTTTGCCAACGCGCGGTTCGTCAGGAACCTTTTCGAGCGCACGTTCGCAAAAGCGGCTATGCGCTGCCAGCTCCAAAAGCTTAACGGCATAACGCTCACTAAGGACGATTTCGAGCGTTCGTCGCTCGATCGCGAGTTTTCGGAAGTAAACAAGAAAAGATCGCGGATAGGGTTTGAAGTTTAA
- a CDS encoding YbjN domain-containing protein, which produces MEEKFAKAALSVYNKLCNALEEAELKFEKDVENLVVFFTMNGDDIPMKFTINVDAKRQLVIILSHLPFKFDEKSRLNGAMATNHINNSLADGSFDYDYETGAVVFRQTTSFRESLISSDLLMFMIAHAVTVVDEYNDKLLMVAKGVVSPDVFL; this is translated from the coding sequence ATGGAAGAAAAATTTGCAAAAGCGGCGCTGTCCGTTTATAACAAGCTTTGTAACGCGCTCGAAGAAGCCGAGCTTAAATTCGAAAAAGACGTAGAAAATCTCGTCGTGTTCTTTACCATGAACGGCGACGATATTCCCATGAAATTTACTATAAACGTGGACGCCAAGCGCCAGCTCGTTATTATTCTGTCGCACCTTCCGTTCAAGTTCGACGAGAAGTCGAGACTGAACGGTGCAATGGCGACCAACCATATAAACAACAGCCTTGCGGACGGCAGCTTCGATTACGATTACGAAACTGGTGCGGTTGTGTTCAGACAGACCACGAGCTTCCGCGAGAGCCTTATTTCGAGCGACCTGCTCATGTTCATGATCGCGCACGCCGTGACCGTTGTAGACGAGTACAACGACAAGCTGTTAATGGTGGCTAAGGGCGTCGTTTCGCCGGACGTGTTTCTTTAA
- a CDS encoding stage III sporulation protein D — MNDKKTARAVELGKYIAKTECTVRDCAAVFDIGKSTVHKDVTQTLALIDPELYERVRKILDYNLSVRHIRGGEATKQKCANKGTGHKA; from the coding sequence ATGAACGACAAAAAAACCGCGCGAGCCGTAGAGCTTGGCAAATACATTGCAAAAACGGAATGCACCGTGCGCGACTGTGCGGCTGTGTTCGATATTGGCAAATCGACCGTGCATAAGGACGTTACCCAAACGCTCGCGCTTATCGATCCCGAGCTCTATGAGCGCGTACGGAAAATTCTCGATTATAACCTGAGCGTGCGCCATATCCGCGGCGGCGAAGCGACCAAACAGAAATGCGCTAATAAGGGCACAGGGCACAAGGCGTAG
- a CDS encoding GNAT family N-acetyltransferase, protein MNLIAKYFNELTTTELYEILKARSEIFIMEQNILYQDMDDVDYESLHCFFVEDNKVVAYLRAFYNEDNVVKLGRVLTLKHGNGIGKDLLEQSLIAIKEKMKCKKICMDAQKYAVGFYEKFGFKVTSEDFLEEGVVHNTMELKI, encoded by the coding sequence ATGAATTTAATAGCAAAATATTTTAATGAATTAACAACAACTGAATTATATGAAATATTAAAAGCCAGATCTGAAATTTTTATTATGGAACAAAATATTCTTTACCAAGATATGGATGATGTTGATTATGAGAGCCTGCATTGTTTTTTTGTAGAAGATAATAAAGTAGTTGCTTATTTAAGGGCATTTTATAATGAGGACAATGTTGTAAAATTAGGAAGGGTACTAACATTGAAACATGGTAATGGCATTGGTAAAGATTTATTAGAGCAAAGTTTAATTGCAATAAAGGAAAAAATGAAATGCAAAAAAATATGTATGGATGCTCAGAAATATGCAGTAGGATTTTATGAAAAATTCGGGTTTAAAGTTACATCAGAGGATTTTTTAGAAGAAGGTGTTGTACATAACACTATGGAATTAAAAATTTAA
- a CDS encoding ribose-phosphate pyrophosphokinase, producing MIAHGNKIKLFCGNACRGLAEAIAARLKMHLSEAEVSKFSDGEISVSLGESVRGCDVFVIQSTSIPTNDNLMELLVMIDALKRASAGRITAVIPYFGYARQDRKARARDPITAKLVADLITTAGADRILTMDLHAAQIQGFFNIPVDHLLGVPILAKAIANESFIKEAGDDLVVVSPDVGSVGRARQMAQKLNKTLAIVDKRRPKANVMEVMNIIGDVKGKRCLIVDDMIDTAGTITQGAKALVDVGGASDVYACCTHPVLSGPAIDRLENSVIKKLFILDTIELPEEKKMDKSITVSVAPIFAEAIAAIFADLPVSKLYD from the coding sequence ATGATAGCTCACGGCAACAAAATCAAGCTTTTTTGCGGTAACGCGTGCAGAGGTCTTGCGGAGGCGATAGCGGCACGGCTCAAAATGCACCTGTCCGAAGCCGAGGTAAGCAAGTTCAGCGACGGCGAGATTTCGGTCTCGCTCGGCGAGTCGGTACGCGGCTGCGACGTGTTTGTCATTCAGTCGACGTCCATACCCACCAACGACAACCTCATGGAGCTTCTCGTCATGATCGACGCGTTAAAGCGCGCGTCGGCGGGACGCATCACGGCGGTTATTCCGTATTTCGGTTATGCGCGTCAGGACAGGAAAGCGCGTGCGCGCGATCCCATTACCGCCAAGCTCGTTGCCGATCTTATAACGACTGCGGGCGCGGACAGGATCCTTACAATGGACCTTCACGCGGCGCAGATACAGGGCTTTTTCAATATTCCCGTAGATCACCTTTTGGGCGTGCCCATTCTCGCAAAAGCGATCGCCAACGAGTCGTTCATCAAGGAAGCGGGCGACGACCTTGTAGTAGTTTCACCCGACGTCGGCTCGGTAGGCCGTGCGCGGCAGATGGCGCAAAAGCTCAATAAAACTCTCGCTATCGTCGATAAGCGCAGACCCAAAGCCAACGTTATGGAGGTCATGAACATAATCGGCGACGTCAAGGGCAAACGCTGCCTTATCGTCGACGACATGATAGACACCGCCGGCACCATCACCCAGGGCGCGAAAGCGCTCGTCGATGTGGGCGGCGCGTCCGACGTTTACGCTTGCTGCACGCACCCCGTTCTCAGCGGTCCTGCGATAGACCGTCTCGAAAATTCGGTCATTAAAAAACTGTTCATTCTCGACACGATCGAGCTTCCCGAAGAAAAGAAAATGGACAAGTCGATCACCGTTTCGGTCGCGCCCATTTTCGCCGAGGCGATCGCCGCGATCTTCGCCGACCTGCCCGTGTCCAAGCTTTACGACTAA
- a CDS encoding YbjN domain-containing protein — protein MEDEQKLKQAKAAYNTLCAVLDEENWHYEKIEDELTIMCSARGEDLPMGLIVRIDAERMLVVLLSPMPFEIPDDRKEALSVAVAVASNTLADGSFDFDYVNGRIAFRMTSSYRDSLLGKELFRYMVFVSCQTIDEYNDKFLEVAQSGMSNEQTYEFIKRVSEGE, from the coding sequence ATGGAAGACGAACAAAAATTAAAGCAGGCGAAAGCAGCTTACAATACGCTGTGCGCTGTGCTCGACGAGGAGAACTGGCACTACGAGAAAATAGAGGACGAGCTGACGATCATGTGCAGCGCGCGCGGCGAGGATTTGCCTATGGGGCTTATCGTGCGAATAGACGCCGAGCGTATGCTTGTGGTATTGCTGTCGCCCATGCCGTTCGAGATTCCCGACGATCGAAAGGAAGCCCTGTCCGTCGCCGTTGCGGTGGCGAGCAACACTCTTGCCGACGGCAGCTTCGATTTCGATTACGTAAATGGTCGCATTGCGTTCCGCATGACTTCGAGCTATCGCGACAGCTTGCTCGGCAAAGAGCTGTTCAGGTACATGGTGTTCGTGTCGTGCCAAACGATAGACGAGTACAACGACAAGTTCCTCGAAGTAGCACAGAGCGGTATGTCCAACGAACAAACTTACGAGTTTATCAAACGAGTATCGGAGGGTGAATAA
- the tmk gene encoding dTMP kinase yields MTKGKFIVIEGVEGAGKSRQCSLLCDALNGSGIPAVHTREPGGAALAEKVRELLLDPDYSPDAVTELYLYSAARRDHLNKIVFPALEAGRVVICDRFIYSTLAYQGYARGLDIDYIREVNAKTISPLKVDLALFLDILPEVGFARKGGADKTDRLERESLEFFNRVYNGFKAMCDSGELTAIDASGEKAQTAQKILAAVKSVL; encoded by the coding sequence ATGACAAAAGGAAAGTTTATCGTAATAGAGGGCGTTGAGGGCGCGGGCAAGAGCAGACAGTGCTCATTGCTCTGCGACGCGTTGAACGGCTCGGGTATTCCCGCCGTGCATACGCGCGAGCCGGGCGGCGCGGCGCTTGCCGAAAAAGTGCGCGAGCTTTTGCTCGATCCCGACTATTCGCCCGACGCGGTTACCGAGCTGTATTTGTATTCGGCGGCGCGGCGCGACCACCTTAATAAAATAGTTTTTCCCGCCCTCGAAGCGGGCAGGGTCGTGATCTGCGACAGGTTTATTTATTCCACGCTCGCGTATCAAGGCTACGCACGCGGGCTAGATATCGATTATATCCGAGAGGTCAATGCTAAAACCATTTCGCCGCTTAAAGTCGACCTTGCGCTGTTCTTGGATATTCTGCCCGAGGTGGGCTTTGCACGCAAGGGCGGCGCGGACAAGACGGACAGATTGGAGCGCGAAAGCCTCGAATTTTTCAATCGCGTTTACAACGGGTTCAAGGCAATGTGCGATAGCGGCGAGCTTACCGCTATCGACGCAAGCGGCGAAAAAGCGCAGACCGCCCAAAAGATATTGGCGGCGGTAAAGAGTGTCCTATGA